In Frondihabitans sp. PAMC 28766, a genomic segment contains:
- a CDS encoding DUF6264 family protein, protein MTSDQPRYGERLPEPGPGSDGRVTGVQAPEYGEYAPAGWVNPVAPVDEPEAPDATAPGQIGTSTRPPEAPRGYNDGGYRATTRFDAPPPTGEPVPGPPPTAARPKPFNGFATFFLIVYGVYRVVSDALSTGGFADTYVAQFKRMGYLHGTFQNMSDLHTVALVSAFVSVPLFLIVCVVALRRLRAGKNSWLVLLVAGLVVNVTTGIAVVVVVMNDPSFAAPMVG, encoded by the coding sequence ATGACGTCCGATCAGCCCCGCTACGGCGAGCGACTGCCCGAGCCCGGCCCCGGCTCGGACGGCCGCGTCACCGGGGTGCAGGCGCCGGAGTACGGCGAGTACGCACCGGCCGGCTGGGTGAATCCCGTCGCTCCTGTCGACGAGCCCGAGGCGCCGGATGCCACGGCCCCCGGGCAGATCGGCACGAGCACGCGTCCGCCTGAGGCACCACGGGGCTACAACGACGGCGGCTACCGCGCCACCACCCGCTTCGATGCACCACCACCGACCGGCGAGCCCGTGCCCGGCCCACCCCCGACCGCCGCTCGCCCGAAGCCGTTCAACGGCTTCGCGACGTTCTTCCTGATCGTCTACGGGGTGTATCGCGTGGTCAGCGATGCGCTCAGCACTGGTGGTTTCGCCGACACGTACGTCGCGCAGTTCAAGCGGATGGGCTACCTGCACGGCACGTTCCAGAACATGTCCGACCTGCACACGGTTGCGCTCGTGAGCGCGTTCGTCTCGGTGCCGCTGTTCTTGATCGTCTGCGTCGTCGCTCTCAGACGCCTTCGGGCCGGCAAGAACTCGTGGCTCGTGCTGCTCGTCGCCGGTCTCGTCGTGAACGTGACCACCGGGATCGCCGTCGTTGTGGTCGTCATGAACGACCCGTCGTTCGCCGCGCCGATGGTTGGCTAG
- the fbaA gene encoding class II fructose-bisphosphate aldolase, whose amino-acid sequence MPVATPEQYAEMLDRAKKQGFAYPAVNVSSSQTINAVLQGLTEAGSDGIIQVTTGGADYFAGQTVKNRAAGALAFAKFATEVAKNYPVTVALHTDHCPKDALDGFVLPLLAASEEEVKAGRNPVFQSHMWDGSAVPLDENISIAQDMLKRTRAINAILEVEIGVVGGEEDGVKHEGTNDALYTTVGDVTRVVEALGLGDNGRYIAALTFGNVHGVYKPGNVKLRPELLGEIQAGIQEKFGTAEKPLELVFHGGSGSSQAEIAEAVSNGVVKMNLDTDTQYAFSRSIADTVLKNYDGFIKVDGEVGNKKVYDPRSWGKIAETAMAARVIEAAKELGSHGQSQS is encoded by the coding sequence ATGCCCGTCGCCACCCCCGAGCAGTACGCCGAGATGCTCGACCGAGCCAAGAAGCAGGGGTTCGCCTACCCCGCCGTCAACGTCTCGTCGTCGCAGACCATCAACGCGGTGCTGCAGGGCCTGACCGAGGCCGGGTCCGACGGCATCATCCAGGTCACCACGGGCGGCGCCGACTACTTCGCCGGTCAGACCGTCAAGAACCGCGCCGCCGGCGCCCTCGCGTTCGCGAAGTTCGCCACCGAGGTCGCCAAGAACTACCCCGTCACCGTCGCGCTCCACACCGACCACTGCCCGAAGGACGCCCTCGACGGGTTCGTGCTACCCCTGCTCGCGGCCTCCGAGGAAGAGGTCAAAGCCGGCCGCAACCCCGTCTTCCAGTCGCACATGTGGGACGGCTCGGCCGTGCCGCTCGACGAGAACATCTCGATCGCACAGGACATGCTGAAGCGCACCCGCGCCATCAACGCCATCCTCGAGGTCGAGATCGGCGTCGTCGGCGGAGAAGAAGACGGTGTGAAGCACGAGGGCACCAACGACGCGCTCTACACGACGGTCGGCGACGTCACTCGCGTCGTCGAGGCCCTAGGCCTCGGCGACAACGGCCGCTACATCGCAGCCCTCACCTTCGGCAACGTGCACGGCGTCTACAAGCCCGGCAACGTGAAGCTCCGCCCCGAGCTGCTCGGTGAGATCCAGGCCGGGATCCAAGAGAAGTTCGGCACCGCCGAAAAGCCCCTCGAGCTCGTCTTCCACGGTGGCTCCGGCTCGAGCCAGGCCGAGATCGCCGAGGCCGTCTCGAACGGCGTCGTCAAGATGAACCTGGACACCGACACGCAGTACGCGTTCTCCCGCTCGATCGCCGACACCGTGCTCAAGAACTACGACGGCTTCATCAAGGTCGACGGCGAAGTCGGCAACAAGAAGGTCTACGACCCGCGCTCGTGGGGCAAGATCGCCGAGACCGCCATGGCCGCCCGCGTGATCGAGGCCGCCAAAGAGCTCGGCTCCCACGGGCAGTCGCAGAGCTAG
- a CDS encoding SdrD B-like domain-containing protein, whose translation MSAAPRFDLAINTVTPSFAAAVGPDGSTPGHRIVYPVLVDYKGLAAGANLLGYERLAGDVSFTDDVSRMFGRGESPAALLPVGSEPACGINTGQVPGAPGGRGGGDDSVVDSGTFSCSQEGPGEPISVHISGVDSSLSSVPTKSVSGGAIAGGTKAYVVSGYISLWIPEPASLQTLTAVNTYRDLSAPSVTQQADFGGVGEPLGNNSVSRNVGTFLGVKGSLRYWGVDLKPEGRFELSGKYNKPYTTPGQLIRPVTSVGNEGTDSWRGSIVCTAFDNSYQTLDDSTGVWAGSSASGITGRPQFAAFRSSTADGLRDATCGDDDATWYDDPNDVPGGAAAVGLVRWKFDFPAAATESFYASLKVADRVPDYTRLRTFASILPGGERDWVHDTVSGAQANGSWADFLTVTADLARITSKVVDDGFTATTTPDKTQYVEQGGSVSFALYPTLTNATVGGDPDTVTVRDVLPRGTRLVEGSATPRPASVTEETDGNGDVRQVVTWRFPEHAVNAALPTITFTVRADHTAAVGPTTNNASITSTRDISDSTFQTSDRALHVLAVGAVSVVEEAVRPGVVVGDDLEWRLRYSNNAASAFDSTDLITVLPHVGDGRGTTTATSLEHTVTPLASEVVRYTSADPKSIDVDAAAASNGASGSTKWCTEAKFGTKGCPSSLATSSGVRIVHSASVGVGATVEHKIGLSAHDAHDRDLTGSSFGLRVQNLSLPVVSNTATIREHAGAIGHRVWFDKNSDGLQDDGEPGVTDQTIQLTGTDDRGDGVDRRTTTGDDGRYSFDDLRPGDYRVQFGTADGGWTKAHIGDDAALDSNVDADGNATTSLEAEHDGDSVTAVSSDLNVDAGALPKLDPGVPPVVRPPGHGNVVDRPSHGGDPTDASASHGPKMLALTGSTIGLWAVAAGLLALLIGTIIVIVSRRRERGESGL comes from the coding sequence GTGTCGGCCGCACCTCGATTCGACCTCGCCATCAACACCGTCACCCCGTCGTTCGCAGCAGCCGTCGGCCCCGACGGCTCGACGCCCGGCCACCGCATCGTGTACCCGGTCCTCGTCGACTACAAGGGGCTCGCTGCGGGCGCCAACCTCTTGGGCTACGAGCGACTGGCCGGCGACGTGAGCTTCACCGACGACGTCTCCCGGATGTTCGGGCGAGGCGAGAGCCCCGCTGCTCTTCTGCCCGTCGGCTCCGAACCAGCCTGTGGCATCAACACCGGCCAGGTGCCCGGGGCCCCCGGGGGCCGAGGTGGCGGTGACGACAGTGTCGTCGACTCCGGCACGTTCTCATGCTCTCAAGAGGGGCCGGGCGAGCCCATCTCCGTCCACATTTCAGGTGTCGACAGCTCGCTCTCGAGCGTCCCGACCAAAAGCGTGAGCGGTGGCGCCATCGCCGGCGGCACGAAGGCGTACGTCGTGTCGGGCTACATCAGCCTCTGGATTCCCGAGCCCGCAAGTCTCCAGACCTTGACGGCCGTCAACACCTACCGTGACCTCTCGGCGCCGTCCGTCACGCAGCAGGCCGACTTCGGCGGCGTCGGCGAGCCGCTCGGCAACAACTCCGTCTCACGAAACGTGGGTACCTTTCTCGGCGTCAAAGGTAGTTTGCGCTATTGGGGAGTCGACCTTAAGCCGGAAGGCCGGTTCGAGCTCTCCGGCAAGTACAACAAGCCCTACACGACCCCGGGCCAGCTCATCCGCCCGGTCACGAGCGTCGGCAACGAGGGCACGGATTCGTGGCGCGGCTCGATCGTCTGCACCGCTTTCGACAACTCGTATCAGACCCTCGACGACTCGACGGGCGTCTGGGCCGGCTCGTCGGCTTCCGGCATCACCGGGCGCCCGCAGTTCGCGGCATTCCGCTCCTCGACCGCCGACGGCCTGCGCGACGCCACCTGCGGTGACGACGACGCGACCTGGTACGACGACCCGAACGATGTCCCAGGCGGCGCCGCGGCGGTCGGGCTCGTCCGCTGGAAATTCGACTTCCCTGCAGCAGCGACCGAGAGCTTCTACGCGTCTCTGAAAGTCGCCGACAGAGTCCCCGACTACACACGGCTGCGAACATTCGCCAGCATCCTTCCCGGAGGCGAGCGCGACTGGGTGCACGACACCGTGAGCGGAGCGCAGGCCAACGGCTCCTGGGCCGACTTCCTGACAGTCACCGCCGACCTCGCCCGCATCACGAGCAAGGTCGTCGACGACGGGTTCACGGCAACCACGACACCGGACAAGACCCAGTACGTCGAGCAGGGTGGCTCAGTGAGCTTCGCCCTCTATCCGACTCTCACCAATGCGACCGTCGGCGGTGATCCCGACACGGTGACCGTCCGCGACGTGCTTCCTCGCGGAACCCGCCTCGTCGAAGGGAGCGCAACTCCGCGGCCCGCGTCGGTGACAGAAGAGACCGACGGCAACGGCGACGTCCGTCAAGTCGTCACGTGGAGGTTCCCCGAACACGCCGTGAACGCCGCCCTCCCCACGATCACATTCACTGTGCGCGCCGACCACACGGCCGCAGTGGGCCCGACGACGAACAACGCCAGTATCACGTCGACGCGCGACATCTCCGACTCGACGTTCCAGACGAGTGATCGCGCGTTGCACGTGCTCGCGGTCGGTGCCGTCAGCGTCGTGGAAGAAGCGGTGCGGCCGGGCGTCGTGGTCGGAGACGACCTCGAGTGGCGGCTGCGGTACTCGAACAACGCTGCAAGCGCGTTCGATTCGACAGATCTCATCACCGTGCTGCCGCACGTCGGCGACGGCCGAGGCACGACGACCGCGACGTCTCTCGAGCACACCGTCACGCCCCTGGCATCGGAGGTCGTCCGGTACACCTCGGCCGACCCGAAATCGATCGACGTCGACGCGGCCGCCGCATCCAACGGTGCGTCCGGCTCGACGAAGTGGTGCACCGAGGCCAAGTTCGGTACGAAAGGGTGCCCCTCGAGTCTCGCTACGTCCTCCGGTGTTCGCATTGTCCACTCGGCCTCGGTGGGTGTCGGTGCCACCGTCGAGCACAAGATCGGCCTGTCGGCCCACGATGCCCATGACCGCGACCTGACGGGCAGCTCATTCGGGCTGCGCGTCCAGAACCTCTCTCTTCCCGTCGTGTCGAACACCGCGACGATTCGTGAGCACGCCGGGGCGATCGGGCACCGCGTGTGGTTCGACAAGAACAGCGACGGGCTGCAGGATGACGGCGAGCCGGGCGTTACCGATCAGACGATCCAACTGACAGGCACCGACGATCGGGGCGACGGCGTCGACCGCCGGACGACGACGGGCGACGACGGGCGCTACTCATTCGACGATCTGCGGCCGGGTGATTACCGCGTGCAGTTCGGCACAGCCGACGGTGGCTGGACGAAGGCGCACATCGGAGACGATGCCGCGCTCGACTCGAACGTGGACGCCGACGGCAACGCGACGACCTCGCTCGAGGCCGAGCACGACGGCGACTCGGTCACGGCCGTGTCGAGCGATCTCAATGTCGACGCCGGCGCCCTGCCCAAGCTCGACCCCGGTGTGCCGCCGGTTGTTCGGCCACCGGGCCACGGCAACGTGGTCGACCGTCCCTCCCACGGCGGTGACCCGACCGACGCTTCGGCCTCGCACGGCCCGAAGATGCTGGCCCTCACCGGATCGACCATCGGCCTCTGGGCCGTAGCGGCCGGTCTGCTCGCGCTGCTGATCGGCACGATCATCGTCATCGTGTCGCGACGGCGAGAACGGGGCGAGTCCGGTCTTTAA
- the glpX gene encoding class II fructose-bisphosphatase yields the protein MTTSATGSLFTHPDRNLGMELVRATEAAAIRAAPWIGRGEKNLADGAAVDAMRKFLGTVDFDGVVVIGEGEKDEAPMLFNGEHVGTGNGGAFDIAVDPIDGTSLTATGRQNAVSVIAVSDRGTMYDPSAVFYMDKIVTGPEGLGVIDLDKPIGENIKALAKAKGIPVEQMVVAVLDRPRHKQLISDIRAAGAGTRLLLDGDVAGGINAAMPDSRIDMCVGTGGTPEGIITACAIKALGGLIQARLAPKDSVERQKAIDAGHDLNRVLDQNDLVTGDNTYFVATGVTDGGLVAGVSRKNGMIRTESLVLRSHSGTQRRVVADHLESKWLGEN from the coding sequence ATGACGACTTCGGCCACCGGATCCCTTTTCACTCATCCCGATCGCAACTTGGGGATGGAGTTGGTGCGGGCGACGGAAGCGGCGGCGATTCGAGCTGCTCCGTGGATCGGGCGGGGAGAGAAGAACCTCGCCGACGGGGCCGCTGTCGACGCGATGCGGAAGTTCTTGGGCACGGTCGACTTCGACGGCGTCGTGGTGATCGGCGAGGGCGAGAAGGACGAGGCGCCGATGCTGTTCAACGGCGAGCACGTCGGCACCGGCAACGGTGGGGCCTTCGACATCGCGGTCGACCCGATCGACGGCACGAGCTTGACGGCCACGGGGCGTCAGAACGCCGTGTCGGTCATCGCGGTGTCGGATCGGGGCACGATGTACGACCCGAGCGCGGTGTTCTACATGGACAAGATCGTGACCGGCCCGGAGGGGCTCGGCGTGATCGACCTCGACAAGCCGATCGGCGAGAATATCAAGGCGCTGGCGAAGGCGAAGGGCATCCCGGTCGAGCAGATGGTCGTGGCCGTGTTGGACCGCCCGCGTCACAAGCAGCTGATCAGCGACATCCGGGCCGCGGGCGCGGGGACGCGGCTGCTGCTCGACGGCGACGTCGCGGGTGGGATCAACGCGGCGATGCCGGATTCGCGGATCGACATGTGCGTCGGCACGGGCGGCACCCCGGAGGGCATCATCACGGCGTGCGCGATCAAGGCGCTGGGGGGTCTGATCCAGGCGCGCCTCGCGCCGAAGGACAGCGTCGAGCGGCAGAAGGCGATCGACGCCGGGCACGACCTGAACCGGGTGCTCGACCAGAACGACCTCGTCACCGGCGACAACACCTACTTCGTGGCCACGGGTGTGACCGACGGCGGCCTCGTCGCCGGCGTCTCGCGCAAGAACGGGATGATCCGGACCGAGAGCCTGGTGCTGCGGTCGCACTCTGGCACGCAGCGCCGTGTCGTCGCCGACCACCTCGAATCGAAATGGCTCGGCGAGAACTGA
- a CDS encoding DNA recombination protein RmuC, giving the protein MSPVAALVIGLVLGLAVGTLLGRSALRARVAAATSTAEALRDRLTAEQRQHEHQIELQEQRIDELRDRMMADAAAETRRAGSDGRILTALSPVAESLRAVQAKVAEMEQQRHRQHGELSEQLRAATESEERLRSTADALASALKSNSTRGVWGETQLRNVVQAAGLIERVDFDVQTSITADGVARRPDMIVHLPGGKNIAVDAKVPFGAYLEASSISPDAIGAEGARRTDLLREHVKAVRAHVDALAGKAYWAGLESSPELTIAFIPSESLVSSALEADPGIMDYAFQKRIALASPVTLWSVLKTVAFSWQQDVVTQEAKQLFDLSRELYGRISTMAGHVDKMGRSLRSSVSDYNRFVGSLERQVLPSARRLSMLDESTVIAPSPVIDDVPRDLTAVELTSQLPIDD; this is encoded by the coding sequence ATGTCTCCCGTCGCAGCACTCGTCATCGGTCTCGTGCTCGGCCTCGCCGTGGGCACTCTGCTCGGCCGGTCGGCTCTCCGCGCACGCGTCGCCGCCGCCACCTCGACGGCCGAGGCGCTCCGCGATCGGCTCACCGCCGAGCAGCGGCAGCACGAGCACCAGATCGAGCTGCAAGAGCAGCGGATCGACGAGCTCCGCGATCGGATGATGGCCGATGCCGCAGCCGAGACGAGGCGGGCGGGGTCGGACGGCCGGATCCTGACAGCCCTCAGCCCCGTCGCCGAAAGCCTCCGTGCCGTGCAGGCCAAGGTCGCCGAGATGGAGCAGCAGCGGCACCGCCAGCACGGCGAGCTGAGCGAGCAGCTGCGCGCCGCCACCGAGTCGGAAGAGCGCCTGCGCTCGACGGCCGACGCCCTGGCATCCGCTCTCAAGTCCAACAGCACCCGGGGTGTCTGGGGCGAGACGCAGCTGCGCAACGTCGTGCAGGCGGCCGGTCTCATCGAGCGGGTCGACTTCGACGTGCAGACGTCGATCACTGCGGACGGCGTCGCCCGCCGGCCCGACATGATCGTGCACCTGCCCGGCGGCAAGAACATCGCCGTCGACGCGAAGGTGCCCTTCGGCGCCTACCTCGAGGCGTCGAGCATCTCGCCCGACGCGATCGGCGCCGAGGGCGCCCGACGCACTGACCTGCTCCGCGAGCACGTCAAGGCCGTCCGTGCCCACGTCGACGCCCTTGCCGGCAAGGCCTACTGGGCCGGGCTCGAGTCGTCACCCGAGCTGACGATCGCTTTCATCCCCAGCGAGTCGCTCGTCTCGTCGGCCCTCGAGGCCGACCCCGGCATCATGGACTACGCCTTCCAGAAGCGGATCGCTCTGGCTTCCCCCGTGACTCTCTGGTCGGTGCTCAAGACCGTGGCCTTCAGCTGGCAGCAGGACGTCGTCACCCAAGAGGCCAAACAGCTCTTCGACCTGAGCCGCGAGCTCTACGGCAGGATCTCGACGATGGCCGGCCACGTCGACAAGATGGGTCGGTCGCTGCGTTCATCCGTCTCCGACTACAACCGCTTCGTCGGCTCGCTCGAACGCCAGGTGCTGCCCTCAGCACGGCGATTGAGCATGCTCGACGAGTCGACGGTCATCGCTCCGTCGCCGGTGATCGACGACGTGCCGCGAGACCTCACCGCCGTCGAGTTGACGTCGCAGCTGCCGATCGACGACTGA
- a CDS encoding exonuclease domain-containing protein, translated as MSLDYVAIDFETANSSSASACSVGLVKVVGGRVVDKTGWLIKPPFGHDEFSEWNTRIHGIVRDDVVDALEWHEQMADLLDFVGDEILVAHNAGFDMGVIRGACAATGIETPESRYFCSLQVARKTYTLDSYRLPMAAMAAGFDEFNHHEALADAEACAAIIAHSAKRHGADTVDELAAATGVRVNRLAPAVRFV; from the coding sequence ATGTCACTCGACTACGTAGCGATCGACTTCGAGACCGCGAACTCCTCCAGCGCCTCGGCGTGCAGCGTCGGCCTCGTCAAGGTGGTCGGCGGCCGCGTCGTCGACAAGACGGGCTGGCTGATCAAGCCGCCGTTCGGGCACGACGAGTTCTCGGAGTGGAACACGCGCATCCACGGCATCGTCCGTGACGACGTCGTCGATGCTCTCGAGTGGCACGAACAGATGGCCGACCTCCTCGACTTCGTCGGCGACGAGATCCTGGTCGCTCACAACGCAGGATTCGACATGGGCGTGATCCGGGGCGCATGCGCTGCGACCGGCATCGAGACGCCCGAGAGCCGCTACTTCTGCAGCCTCCAGGTGGCGCGCAAAACTTACACCCTCGACTCGTACCGCCTGCCCATGGCGGCCATGGCTGCCGGATTCGACGAGTTCAACCATCATGAGGCGCTGGCCGACGCCGAAGCCTGCGCGGCGATCATCGCGCACTCGGCGAAGCGCCACGGCGCGGACACCGTCGACGAGCTGGCTGCGGCCACCGGGGTGCGTGTCAATCGTCTCGCGCCGGCCGTGCGCTTCGTCTAG
- a CDS encoding IS5 family transposase, producing the protein MPAVPSFLIEPIWAQFEALIPPVIDDHPFGGHRPRIADRVVFDKLVQVLVLGAAYVKIADSTCSATTIRRRRDEWIRHGIFTELEQVCLESYDKMIGLELGDLSVDGCIVKAPCGGEASGRSPVDRGKQGTKRSLLVDGKGIPLGCVIAGANCHDSPLLAATLEKLGRFGFDLPERITVHLDAGYDSGKTRELLDTLGCDWVISKKGTPLQTGARWVVERTNSWHTRGFRKLHICTEVRTRVIDAFIALAAAIITTRRLIREAWTRYRWDTRPTRKP; encoded by the coding sequence GTGCCTGCCGTCCCATCTTTCCTCATCGAGCCCATCTGGGCCCAGTTCGAAGCACTCATTCCGCCAGTCATCGATGATCACCCCTTCGGTGGGCACCGCCCGCGGATCGCGGATCGGGTCGTCTTCGACAAGCTCGTGCAAGTACTCGTACTCGGCGCCGCGTATGTGAAGATCGCCGACAGCACCTGCTCGGCGACCACGATCCGCCGCCGCCGTGACGAGTGGATCCGGCACGGGATCTTCACCGAGCTGGAGCAGGTCTGCCTCGAATCCTACGACAAGATGATCGGACTGGAACTGGGGGATCTGTCTGTGGACGGGTGCATCGTGAAAGCGCCCTGCGGCGGTGAGGCCTCAGGGCGTTCCCCGGTGGATCGCGGGAAACAGGGAACGAAACGTTCTCTCCTGGTCGATGGGAAGGGGATCCCGCTGGGATGCGTAATAGCGGGCGCGAACTGCCATGATTCGCCCCTGCTGGCCGCGACCCTGGAGAAGCTGGGCCGGTTCGGGTTCGACCTCCCGGAGCGGATCACCGTGCACCTGGATGCCGGCTACGACTCCGGCAAGACCCGTGAGCTGCTCGACACTCTCGGCTGCGATTGGGTGATCAGCAAAAAGGGAACACCGCTGCAGACCGGCGCCCGCTGGGTCGTGGAGAGAACAAATTCGTGGCACACCCGCGGCTTCCGCAAACTCCACATCTGCACCGAGGTCCGCACCCGGGTCATCGACGCGTTCATCGCCCTCGCCGCCGCGATCATCACCACCCGCAGACTCATCCGAGAAGCCTGGACCCGCTACCGCTGGGACACCAGACCCACCCGAAAACCATGA
- a CDS encoding Abi family protein, translated as MVEYSKPWLTVDKQVDRLVEHGLDVGDRGHASAILQAIGYYRLTGYLYPFRESAEYVDDENRKRIRVLSDFRPGTSLDQAEKIIDFDRRLRMLVLDGLERIEVAVRMRIGYVLGRSSAFAHEDPSSFMPAFTAEITDTRKPAPSKHFHWLERVSSRKASSDEQFVEHFREKYDDRMPVWALTEILELGHLSVLYRGMNQKDAEEIAAAFGVPTKKLMSSWLASLNYMRNVAAHHARLFNRKLQNAPSRPRVGQVPILDHLRGNESAKSIFGT; from the coding sequence ATGGTCGAGTACAGCAAGCCGTGGCTGACCGTGGACAAGCAGGTTGATCGGCTGGTGGAACATGGGCTCGATGTAGGCGACAGAGGACATGCGAGCGCGATCCTGCAGGCGATCGGCTACTACCGTCTCACCGGATATCTCTACCCATTCCGCGAGTCCGCGGAGTACGTCGACGACGAGAACCGAAAGCGCATTCGAGTCCTCAGCGACTTTCGGCCGGGTACCAGCCTGGACCAAGCTGAAAAGATCATCGACTTCGATCGGCGACTTCGCATGCTCGTCCTTGACGGCCTCGAGCGCATCGAAGTCGCCGTTCGCATGCGCATCGGATACGTGCTCGGGCGCAGCTCCGCGTTTGCCCACGAGGATCCTTCCTCCTTCATGCCAGCGTTCACGGCTGAGATCACCGACACTCGAAAACCCGCACCAAGCAAGCATTTCCATTGGCTCGAACGGGTTAGCTCCCGCAAAGCCAGCTCCGACGAGCAGTTTGTCGAGCACTTCCGGGAGAAGTATGACGACAGGATGCCCGTTTGGGCGCTCACCGAGATCCTTGAGCTCGGGCACCTGTCCGTCCTCTACCGCGGCATGAATCAGAAGGACGCCGAGGAGATCGCAGCCGCTTTCGGGGTTCCGACGAAGAAGCTCATGTCCAGCTGGCTTGCCAGTCTGAACTACATGCGCAACGTCGCTGCTCATCACGCACGGCTGTTCAACAGGAAGCTCCAGAACGCGCCGTCAAGGCCCAGGGTCGGGCAGGTCCCTATTCTCGATCACCTGCGCGGCAACGAGAGCGCCAAGAGCATCTTCGGCACTTAG